The Pimelobacter simplex genomic sequence GCCGAGCCCTTCACCGAGGTGCTCGACTGGTCGAACCCGCCGTTCGCGAAGTGGTTCGTGGGCGGGCGGCTCAACGCGGCGTACAACTGCGTCGACCGGCACGTCGAGGCGGGCGCGGGCGACCGCGTCGCCCTGCACTTCGTCGGGGAGCCCGGCGACGAGCGCGACCTCACGTACGCCGACCTCAAGGACGAGGTCTCCCGGGCGGCGAACGTCCTCACCGACCTCGGCGTGCGGGCCGGGGACCGGGTCGCGCTCTACCTCCCGATGATTCCCGAGGCGGTCGTCGCGATGCTGGCGTGCGCCCGGATCGGCGCCCCGCACACCGTGGTCTTCGGCGGCTTCAGCGCCGACGCGCTGGCCAGCCGGATCGCGGACTGCGAGGCGAAGGTCGTCATCACCGCCGACGGCGGCTACCGCCGCGGCACCGCCTCCCCACTCAAGCCCGCCGTCGACGAGGCGCTCGCGACGCTGGGCGCGAACAGCCCGGTCGACCACGTGCTCGTCGTCCGTCGTACCGGGCAGGACGTGCCGTTCGACGACGCCACCGACCTGTGGTGGCACGAGACGGTCGCCGCCGCCTCGCCCGAGCACCTGCCCGAGGCGTTCGACGCCGAGCACCCGCTCTACGTCATGTACACGTCCGGCACGACGGGCACCCCCAAGGGCATCCTGCACACGACCGGCGGCTACCTCGTGCAGACGGCGTACACCTTCTGGGGGGTGTTCGACCACAAGCCCGGCGACGTCTACTGGTGCACCGCCGACATCGGCTGGGTGACCGGTCACTCGTACCTCGTCTACGGCCCGCTCGCCAACGGCGCCACCCAGGTCCTCTACGAGGGCACCCCGGACACGCCGCACCGCGGCCGCTGGTGGGAGATCATCCAGGACAAGGGCGTCACGCTCTTCTACACGGCGCCGACGGCGATCCGGACGTTCATGAAATGGGGCGAGGAGATCCCCGAGAAGTACGACCTCTCCCGCCTGCGCGTGCTCGGCTCGGTCGGCGAGTCGATCAACCCCGAGGCGCACCGCTGGTACCACCAGCACATCGGCGGCGGCGCGGCGCCGATCGTCGACACCTGGTGGCAGACCGAGACCGGCGGCCACATGATCAGCCCCCTCCCCGGCGTCACCACCGCCAAGCCCGGCTCCGCCATGACCCCCGTGCCCGGCATCACCGCCGACGTCGTCGACGACGCCGGCCGCTCGGTCGCCCCCGGCGAGAGCGGCTACCTCGTCATCCGCGACCCCTGGCCCTCGATGCTCCGCACGATCTGGGGCGACGACGAGCGCTACCGCGCCACCTACTGGTCGCGCTGGGACGGCATGTACTTCGCCGGCGACGGCGCCCGCCGCGACGAGGACGGCGCCATCTGGCTGCTCGGCCGCGTCGACGACGTCATGAACGTCTCCGGCCACCGCCTCTCCACCACCGAGATCGAGTCGGCCCTCGTCTCCCACCCCTCCGTCGCGGAGGCCGCCGTCGTCGGCGCCACCGACGAGACCACCGGCCAGGCCGTCGTCGCCTTCGTCATCCTGCGCGAGTCGGTCGACGCCCCCGACGACGAGGTCACCGCCGCCCTCCGCAACCACGTCGCCCGCGAGATCGGCCCCATCGCCAAGCCCCGCCAGGTCATGGTCGTCCCCGAGCTCCCCAAGACCCGCTCCGGCAAGATCATGCGCCGCCTCCTGCGCGACGTCGCCGAGAACCGCACCGTCGGCGACGCCACCACCCTCGCCGACAGCTCCGTCATGGACCTCATCGCCGCTGGCATGACCACCCCCACCCCGGGAGCCGACGACTGATGCGCCTGCTGATCATGGGCGCCCCCGGCGCCGGCAAGGGCACCCAGGCCGTCGCCCTGGCCGCCCTCGTCGACGGCCCCCACATCTCCACCGGCGACCTGTTCCGCAGCAACATCGCCCAAGGCACCGAGCTCGGCCGGCTCGCGGAGAAGTACATCTCCGCGGGCGAGTACGTCCCCGACGCCGTCACCGACGACATGGTCCGCGACCGACTCGCCGCGCCGGACGCCCGCGAGGCCTTCGTCCTCGACGGCTACCCGCGCACGTCCTCGCAGGTCGCCAGCCTCGACGCGCTCCTCTCCGAGCGCGGTCTGGCGATCGACCGCGCCGTGGAGCTCGTCGTACCGGAAGAGGAGCTGGTGGACCGGCTCGTCGCCCGGGCGGCGGTCAGCGGGCGCAGCGACGACACGGCGGACGTCGTACGGCACCGGTTGGGGGTGTACGCCGCGCAGACGGCGCCGCTGTTGGCGTCGTACGGAGGGCGGGGGGTGTTGCACCGGGTGGACGGGACCGGGTCGGTGGAGGAGGTGCGGCAGCGGGTCGCCGAGGTCGTGCTCCGGAACCTGGCCAAGGCCGCCGCGCCGTAGATTGCCGCCATGGGATTCGGGCGCGAGGCGAGAAGGGTGCGGGACGAGACCCTGCCCCACGCCCAGCGCCTCCGGGCGCTCGAACAGTGCCTGGAGTGGACGCAACCGATCGGGTTCCACCCGTCGTGGCACTACCTGGAGGTCGCCCTCGGCGTACCGCGCGAGGGCATCGACTTCCTGGTCCCCGCGATCGACCTGCTCGAACGGGAACGCACCCGGCACCTCGAGCTCGACCGGCGCTACGCGACCCTCCGGCGCCGGCTCAAGCAGCAGGGCTCACGCGTGCCGCGTCCCGACACAGCCACCCCGACCTCACCGGCGCGGTGGCACGGAGACGAGCGCCAGGCCGCGGCCCATGCCCTGACGTGGTGGCTCCAGCACCACTCGCCGGCGGACTTCGCCGGCCGGCCCGAGGCCGAGGTCGCCGTCGACGCAGCACGCGTCCTCGCCGCCGGGGAGGGCGTCACGTCACTCGACGTGGTCGCGCTCCAACGGAGTCTCGTCTGGGCGCGCCGGGCCACGACGGAGCACCCGCGCGCGCACCAGGTGCTCTACCTCCTCGAGCAGATCTACGTCGCGCTCCGCGGCGCTCCGGTGGTCGGCTGTCCGTGGACCTTCACCCCGTCCCCCGATGACCAGGAACGCAGGCAGGCCGTGGCGCGTACGTGCTTCCGCGTGCCGCTCGGGCTCTGGCGCAGCACCCCTCGCGAGGACATGGTGGCGCTCCTCAGCGGGGCAGCCGGAGACCTACTGGTGCTCGGGTACGACACTCCCGCGCTCCGGGAGGTCGCCGGCCTGTCTCCGGGCGACTCGATCTACCAGGTCGAACCCGTCGTCTCCGCGGCCCTCGAACAGCTCGGGATCGATGACCTCCTCAGCACGCCGGCCGTCCGCGCCGGCCTCGAGGCCCGTCTCGAGCTCTACCTAGCGGGCGAACTGGCGCTGCGGGAGCTCTCGTCGTGGGCCCACCGGGCGATCGGTCACGACGGCGCGGACGACCTGCAGCCCTTCGCGTACCTCGATGACATCTACGACGTCTGGGAGTACGCCGGCCGCGATCTGCAGCACCTCGATGCCGTGACGCGCGAGGCAGCGCGTGACTTCCTGGCCGGCCGCGCCGTCCCCCGCCTCGACATGCTCGAGCCGCCCGCCCCGGGACCTACGAGCTGATCAGGGGCGGAACGTCGTCCTCACGCAGCCCACGGAGATGCGCCCGGATCCGTTCGTCAACAGCGGGCCGTTGCTCCGGGGCCTCGTCCCAGGCATGGAGCAGCGCCACCAGGGCCTCGCCCCCGCCAGGCTCCCAGAGGTCCTCGTGATCGCCGATGATCTCGAGGACGTGCTGCGCCGATGCATAGGGCCGATGGGTGCCGTCCATCCGGTCGACCGCCCACCAGATGCTCTCCCAATGTCCGCGCCACGGATCCTGCTCGTAGGGGGAGCCCAGGTTCCGGACCGGATACCCGAGCTCGGCCAGGACCTCCGCGAGGCGTACCTCCCCTTCGAGTGCCTGCCGGGGAGTCAGCGACGCCATCTCGCGCAGCAGCGGTGAGTCGTAGCCGTCCACCAACCACTGGGCGGCGACCATCGCCAGGTCACGGTCCGGGATCACGCGGCCGCGCGAGGCCTGCTCAGGCGTGACGTCGCGGGAGGTCATCGGGGCTCAACAACGATCCCGGCCACGCGATGGTTGGCGTTGGTGGTCGACGGGGTCCGACGACTCTCCTGCCACGCTCTTGCCACGCACCGAGCCTTCGTCAGGACCGCTCCCAGGGCGAGGGTCCGATGTCGGGTGTGCGCCACCACAAACGCCGGGGTCGTCATGGGGCCACGGAACGTCAGAAGGACGCGTTCGTGCGGCGGGAAGTCGTTGGACATGGCCTCCGGCTCGACCATCACGGAGAAGGGCGTGTCAGCGTCTCCCTGCACGAGCATCCGGGTGATGCGGGCATCAGCAGACTCATCGCCTCGGGCGCCGAGTTGCTCTTCGACATCACGTTTCTCATCCCGACGACGGGCCCGCGAGGCCCACTTCTTGGCCTCATCCGCGTGCCCCCAGAAGCCGTGCTTGCGCGACATGTCGCGAGCACCGTCGTGCTCGGTCCTTCCACGTCCAAGGGCCACCCCCAGAGACTATCGCTCGCTGGGTCGCCCGGATCGGCGTCGCGATCGAGGAACTAGTCGGGCGCGGGACATCCGGGAACGATGAGATCGTTACTTCCATGAAGTGGATGCGTCGCAGCGACTCCGCGCATCGCAGCGCTCCGGTCCAGGACCCGGCAATGGCAGGTGCGTTCTGGGACCTGCGTGACCACGCGCACGACCACCCGGATGAATGGGATGGAGTCACAGCCGAGGTCGTCTTCCAGGCCGTGGCCGCGGTCATCGAGCGCGCAGCGGAGTCTGGCACAGCGATTGATTGGTCCGCGATTCCCTCGTTGGTCGCGGCTGGGGTACTGGGCCGAAACGATCCGGCGCCGCTGTCAACAACGGACCCCAACGAGGCCGTGCAGGGGCAGAGAATCACCGGTATCAACTCCGTGCACGACTTCAT encodes the following:
- a CDS encoding adenylate kinase, giving the protein MRLLIMGAPGAGKGTQAVALAALVDGPHISTGDLFRSNIAQGTELGRLAEKYISAGEYVPDAVTDDMVRDRLAAPDAREAFVLDGYPRTSSQVASLDALLSERGLAIDRAVELVVPEEELVDRLVARAAVSGRSDDTADVVRHRLGVYAAQTAPLLASYGGRGVLHRVDGTGSVEEVRQRVAEVVLRNLAKAAAP
- the acs gene encoding acetate--CoA ligase, which codes for MTAPTDAATQPLPALVPPAELARHANLQQDAYERAAADRLGFWAEQAARIDWAEPFTEVLDWSNPPFAKWFVGGRLNAAYNCVDRHVEAGAGDRVALHFVGEPGDERDLTYADLKDEVSRAANVLTDLGVRAGDRVALYLPMIPEAVVAMLACARIGAPHTVVFGGFSADALASRIADCEAKVVITADGGYRRGTASPLKPAVDEALATLGANSPVDHVLVVRRTGQDVPFDDATDLWWHETVAAASPEHLPEAFDAEHPLYVMYTSGTTGTPKGILHTTGGYLVQTAYTFWGVFDHKPGDVYWCTADIGWVTGHSYLVYGPLANGATQVLYEGTPDTPHRGRWWEIIQDKGVTLFYTAPTAIRTFMKWGEEIPEKYDLSRLRVLGSVGESINPEAHRWYHQHIGGGAAPIVDTWWQTETGGHMISPLPGVTTAKPGSAMTPVPGITADVVDDAGRSVAPGESGYLVIRDPWPSMLRTIWGDDERYRATYWSRWDGMYFAGDGARRDEDGAIWLLGRVDDVMNVSGHRLSTTEIESALVSHPSVAEAAVVGATDETTGQAVVAFVILRESVDAPDDEVTAALRNHVAREIGPIAKPRQVMVVPELPKTRSGKIMRRLLRDVAENRTVGDATTLADSSVMDLIAAGMTTPTPGADD